One window of Cervus elaphus chromosome 2, mCerEla1.1, whole genome shotgun sequence genomic DNA carries:
- the LOC122704776 gene encoding pregnancy-associated glycoprotein 1-like gives MLRTQTSLSTWSQERSMKWFVLLGLVAFSECIVKIPLTRVQIMRKTRSEKKMPNNFLKEHAYSLYLTSSPGSNITTHPLRNIQDMVYVGNITIGTPPQEFQVAFDTVSADLWVPSIFCISPTLASHVMFNHLRSSTFRLITKTFNIVYGSGRMQGFLGRDTVRIGDLVSIDQRFGLSLELSEFEELPFDGVLGLSYPNMSFLGGIPIFDNLKNQGAISEPVFAFYLSKSKPDGSVVMFGGVDKSYYQGTLNWVPLIQARTWRVHMDRISMNSQTIACFSGCEALMDTGASLIQGPRSLVNNTLTLIGATPRGSKHYISCSAVNTLPSIDFTINGINYPLPAQTYTIKDSSGDCYIGIRENPVSESTETWTLGDVFLRQYFSVYDRGNDRIGLAQAV, from the exons ATGCTCAGAACCCAAACATCCCTGAGTACTTGGAGCCAGGAAAGAAGCATGAAGTGGTTTGTGCTCCTCGGGCTGGTGGCCTTCTCAGAGTGCATAGTCAA AATACCTCTAACGAGAGTGCAGATCATGAGAAAAACccgcagtgaaaaaaaaatgccgAACAATTTCCTGAAGGAACATGCTTACAGTCTGTACCTGACATCTTCTCCTGGCTCAAATATAACTACTCACCCCCTGAGAAACATCCAGGAT ATGGTCTATGTGGGTAACATCACCATTGGAACACCCCCTCAGGAATTCCAGGTTGCCTTTGACACAGTATCAGCTGACTTGTGGGTGCCCTCCATCTTCTGCATCAGCCCAACCCTTG CCTCACACGTTATGTTCAATCATCTTCGGTCTTCCACCTTCCGGCTTATCACAAAGACCTTCAACATTGTATACGGTTCTGGGAGGATGCAGGGATTTCTTGGTCGTGACACCGTTCGG ATTGGAGACCTTGTAAGTATTGACCAGCGATTCGGTCTAAGCTTGGAGCTAAGCGAGTTTGAGGAATTACCTTTTGATGGCGTCTTGGGCTTGAGCTACCCCAACATGTCTTTCCTGGGAGGCATCCCCATCTTTGACAACCTGAAGAATCAAGGTGCCATTTCTGAGCCTGTCTTTGCCTTCTACTTGAGCAA AAGCAAGCCAGACGGCAGTGTGGTGATGTTTGGTGGGGTGGATAAATCCTACTACCAGGGAACGCTCAACTGGGTACCATTGATCCAAGCGCGCACCTGGCGTGTACACATGGACCG CATCTCCATGAACAGCCAGACAATTGCTTGTTTTAGCGGCTGTGAGGCCCTTATGGACACTGGGGCATCACTGATCCAAGGCCCAAGAAGTCTGGTCAATAACACCCTGACGCTCATCGGTGCCACGCCACGGGGTTCCAAG CACTACATTTCATGTTCTGCAGTCAATACCCTGCCCTCTATTGACTTCACCATCAACGGCATCAACTACCCACTGCCAGCTCAAACCTACACCATCAAG GATTCTAGCGGCGACTGCTATATCGGCATTAGAGAGAACCCAGTAAGTGAATCTACAGAGACCTGGACCCTGGGTGACGTCTTCCTGAGGCAGTACTTCTCGGTTTATGATCGAGGAAATGACAGGATTGGCCTGGCACAGGCAGTGTAA